The Tursiops truncatus isolate mTurTru1 chromosome 11, mTurTru1.mat.Y, whole genome shotgun sequence genomic sequence tggaagcaacctgaatgtccatcgacagaggaatggataaaggaaaatgtggtacacatatacaatggaatattactcagtaattaaaaacaatgaaataatgtcatttgcagcaacatggatggacctagagattgttatgcagagtgaaattaagtcagactgagtgaagtaagagaaatatcgtatgttactgctcatatgtggaatttaaaaagaactgatacaaatgaacttatttaaaaaacagaaacagactaacagacttagggaatgaacttatggttaccggggggaagggatagttagggagtttgggattggcatgtacacactgctatatttaaaatggataacgaaacacaacattgtaaagccactataccccaataaaaatatggataaccaaggacctactgtatagcacagggaactctgctcaatgttatttaaaaacctaaatgggaaaaaaatttgaagtatacatacatgtataactgaatcagttcgttgtacaactgaaactatcacaacactgttaatcaactatagtccaatgtaaaataaagttaaaaaaaaaaagaacacaatgaCCAATATAATGACCACTAATATTCATAGCTTGGAACCATTGCATTGACTCGACTGGTGCTATGGTGCCAGTTCTACCAACCATTGCTTTTCTAACTGATCCTTCTACTGACATTGCTCAGGAAGAGCACAATGGCTTTTCCTATGGAAGCAtgctatttaatattttgagaagcCCAGTCTTCTCAAGTCttcagaatgtatttttaaaacttgtgataaaatatacataagagTTTACTATAGTTTTAATATGTGTGAACTATGTAGCATTAAGATTTTAtgaaaacaacacatttctacTTCTAGTAGTCATAAAAGCCCAGAAACATCTGAAGAGTTATATTTTGCCTTCCTTGCAATTTCCTGAACCTAGTAAATTTTTGCTCTTCTAATGAATGaacctgaaaatatttacttgtgACAGCTTAATTaacatttctccttttaaaaacacCTTTCTAAAATGTGCTCTGTTGTGAGGGCAGGAAATGAAACACAAATCAAACTGTTTcggatatactttttaaaaaataaatgtttatttcaagtATGAAAAGTAATGTTTAGATGTTATCCAAAAATTATGTTCAGTTTAACAAGTATAAAACAAGACTCCGACAAAAAGTTTACAATTCagtataaaatacttaagaatatacTTTGACATTCACAGTGaggatttctgaaaaataaattttgctaataagttttagaaacaaaaatacagtCCCAGAGGAAATAAGTCCTTAAGTAATGCACAGGTCTCCCTTAGGATGGATAGTTAGCATTTCAAAACAAGATTTgtataataattcattttaaaataatggtaaaCTTGGTTCAATAATGTCAGAATTCATGGTTTCCCTGACAAATACCATCTATTTCTTATGCCTGCTACCCACAGATAAGGTTCTCAAGCCAATTTAATTAAGTAACTTCAATGATATACATAACCTAAAATGGTAACCAAACTCTGAGAAATTTTATCACGGCAATCTGAgtatttccagaaaaataatttgaacagaaAGTGACAGAAATTTTCTTGTGGCAATTAGAGAACCATCAGAAGAATTAAAGTCTGAAAATTATTCTAAAGGACTGCTACCAAGACTTCTGCTTCTCTTCTCCATGTACATCTTTTTGTAGGTTTGAAACATTGCTTTTGAATCTTTTACTGGGTTTTGTAGTGTCTCAAATCCATCTGCACTGAAACTTCTCTTGGAGAGTCTTGAATTAGCCAAAACATTATCatctaaggaaacaaaaattttatttactttattactCTTAATGTTAGTGACTAGTATACAATCAATATAAATTGAGACGGAAAACATGCGTTGTTCTCTGGGATAAAAAATTAGGGAAAGAGCTAAGTGTGACAAACTATGGCTCTTTACCTACAGAATTATAAAGTAAATACACAGGACATCTTGCCTCTCCTTTGGGGGCTGTTTTCTAACATCACCCCCATCTTTACTGCCCAGGGCTATTCTGCTCTACCTGTACGCTTGCCCAATAAAAACTCATTATTTGCATACTATTATGAACGTGACTTTCTTAACAGCCATCTAAACTAgcaatataaaaaacacaaacgcaAGCCAGTTACAAAGAGTAAATGGAAGGTACAGCTTGCATATTCTGGCCTTGTTATGCACTAGGTGTTCTaagaaatatctgtatttttctgtttctttagacTATTTCAGTGCTGTTATTAGCCTCACTATGGGCCCAGccagcttttcctttttctgtgtatttctagATGTGCCTCTATATCTCAGAAGCTGTTCCAATTCTGAATTCCCGTACTTCACATTCCTGCTGTAGCCACTCCTTTCTGAATAAGTTTTCTTGTACCTTTTTCTGCCTGGGTGGGTCAAGCACtctgtcctcttctttctttattttttttgctaaCAGAGGCCGGCTACTCTTAATTCTTTATCTGTTTCAAATTCCTCTCCGTGCACATCAGCTTTCTGTTATGAATGCTGATACCTGAGGTGCAGCTCTAAGCTGCTTTCCGCTGGATTCTGTCACCTCCTCTTCTTCTACCTCACCCTGACAGCTTCACGACTTGCTCCATCTACACTCCAACCGTTGACACCAAATTTAGGTGTTGCTTATCTAAAGTGTGTTTTTTATAGCTCTCTGGGAGTTCCAGTTCTTCAGCTTCTTCCTCTTGGTATGTTCTTTCATGATTTCCCTGAGTCtcataagactttttttttttaattataattttatttttatttatttttggctgcgttgggtctttgtctgcacgcaggctctctccagttgcagtgagcgggctctaggcacgtgggcttcagtagttatggctcacaggctctagagtgcaggctcagcagttgtggcacacgggcttagttgttccacagcatgtggggtcttcccggatcggggcacgaacccatgtcccctgcgttggcaggcagattctgaacctctgcgctaccagggaagcccttgtaagACTCTTGACAGAGCTCTGGACTTGTTTCTTAGCTTTTCTCTCACCCTGCTGCATCTCTCATTGCACCTGGGCCCTGCTTTGTGTCATTTTCATAGTGATCCTGAGTACTGATGTCCCACCTTCAGTGTTTATTGCTCATCCTGTCCGCAGGTTATCTTCACGTCTGTCGTTTAGCTCATGCTGCTCCCTGAGCCTCTGGTCAACCTGTGCATATATCCGTCTTCTGAGTATTTTCAGATTCAGATTCCAGTTATGCCTCCCAACTCTCTCTGAAGCAAAACTTATGGCCCTCCCTTTTTCCAAGGAACTTTCTTGCTGCAATCTCCACACCCATTTCCATCTTTCTCATATTTCACTTCCTGTGTTCCAACTTTAGGGGTGTGTTTTCTACTCTCTCACTAATTAATTTTCCCCTCTTTCCGTTGTCTTCCTGTTCTAATTAAGAGTgcacatttcttcttcctttgattctttcattcaggtttctttttccctttatgtaTCTTCAATGTATAAGCCTCCATTTCTACATGCCTGCttacatatattctttataaGCTCTTCTCAACCTTTGTCACACTTCTTCTCTTGCTTCTCTTTATTGCTGCTCATGGCAAAATTCTGCTTCTCCCAATTTTCAAAAGACTCTTATGAACTCTTCATATTTAATTAACCCAAACTAAATTTCCTGAACCCTAGGTTCCAGTTCTCAATGCAAAACCCTAAAACACAAAATACATTCATTCCACTAATTAAAAATCAGATACTAAAAACTCTGGTTTTCTTGTTGGCCCTCAGCCCAAAACCCTTCccagtaaacaaataaacaaaaccccaaaaaacccaaaaccacaCCGAAACAAAAAACTATGAGCATCAGTCTTTCGTcatcaaaataactgaaattccACACTTAATAAACTTCGAAGACAGGGATGTGGTTCAAGTCCCTATTGAGTTACTGGCTATGTAACTTTAGCCAAATGATCTAACCTCTCATTGATAAATGGGAACATCTTTGTCTCCCTGGTTTTGAGAATTTAATTAACTAACTTGCAAATAATCTAATCTAGGGGTTGGCTAACAGGGTATGCCTGTGGGCCAAGCCCGGCCTCTAGCAAGTTTTGGTAAAGTTTAATTGGAACATAGCCCATGCTCATTCATTATTCTACAGCCATTTCTCACTGCAATGTTAGAGTATTTAGGAGAGACATTATGATTTGCAAAACCTATCTACACAGAAGAAGCATGCCAACCCCTTGTCTTAAGTCACTGTGATGAGAATTCTCTTGTTAAAAGGAAATAGATCACTACTTCTCTGTCCACAGCATGGCAGAAAAAATAGGAGAATGTCTTCCTACCACTCATACAGACACTGAACTATCTTCTAAAAGAATATGGATAAAAACCAAACTTCACAATAGTTTCCATAACTGTAATCCAGCTTATATATGATAGAGTGCCaggtaagtaaaataaaaacttaaatagaCAGTTTTACCTATTTCTTGGTTGGCTTCCGGCATCCTTTTCTCCTCAGTCAAACATTTTAACCAGTcttcttttgtactttttattcctgaaactatttaaatattcattttcagatcTCTAGATATTGCTATTCATCTCTTTTAGTACTATAATGAAGGAAAACCACGTAAGCCTAAATTAGATTTTAGAAGGCATCAGATATATTCACACATAACTAAAAAGGGCATGGAAAAATGCTTTCTCCCCTATGACGTGCCTGAATCTCACAATTTAAAAGTTTACCTTCATTATGTAATTATGTTTCTCCCACTTGGGCTGAACACCAACACATCTCAAGATACTTAAGGGCACATGAGACAGAATGTACCTCACACTGCTGCTGCACCCACTTCCAACCAGGCCCTCAGATTCTAAGGATCTAGTTTGAAGAACCAAGTGTAATCACCAGTACTTTACAAAATGAATTCTATACTCTATATACTCATATATCCCTACCAACTTCCAAGAAAAAGTACCTTATTTACATTGTAATTTTATGCACCCAAACAGATACTGTCTGAACACAGTACAGGAAAAACTACGATTTCCATTCAAATCCTTTAGTTTTCCAATCTGGGTTTCTCAACACACCGTTTTACATATACTATCCACAACCCATAAATGTTTCCTTCTACCACAAATAATGAGTCCTCTATTTTCTCCTTCCATCTTGCACTACATTGAGAATTCTATCCTTCGGCTAACCAACAGTCATGATTTCCATTCGGGTTTGGTAACTCAACAATGGACAACACTGCTTCCAAGATCCTCCCATTGCATACTTCATGAGTAGACTAGAAGGTACCACTTCAGTGATAACACAATCACCAACTGCTTCAAAGATGACTATAAGGCAAACCACTTCCGTGTGTACAAAAAGATTTCATTAACATTACATATCTCCTAACACTTAGACCAAAATTTCAAATTCACAGGGCTTTGAAACTGCAAGTCCCAAAAGAGAATGAACAAAGGCAAGACCTGAAATAATGTACACTTGATGCTTTTCTGACTTAGCACAAAGAGTGCTAAGTCACTTCTTGGCACAAAAGGAAATCTTTGTATTTGGCAAACCTTACAATTTTATATACCTCTTACCTTTAATGTGaatgtaatataatttaaaataagtggGACACAAACTTAAAACAAATATTGCCCAATGAACCATCAACTTACTGAGAAAACTAAATACTAAGTAAAGGCAAAATGCATTTAAGTCTCTCCTAGCTACAGGGAAGTCAGGAGAGATGCTCTGTCACTTGCTGAACTACAGTATTACAATGTTGCAGACACCATCAAAAAAAATCATACTGGACCTTGCACAGGAGCTTGCTCCTTCCTAGGAGTAGATGGCAGATCATTCTGGTCTTTAACAGGGTTTGTATTCTTAAATAGTCCATCTGGACATAATTTAAACTCCAGCATgcttagtttctctgtggcatCTTTCACAGGTAAAAGGGTCTTAGGTTTATTTTCTGGTCTCTTTTCTTTATTAAGCTTCCTGGGTGAACTGTCTAATTTCGTGAGACAAATGCGCTCACGTTCAGTGCATTTAAATGCAACTCTATTCAGATACAGTTTCCTTTGATCCTTTGCTTGGGAAGCGATTTGGCAGAATTCGTCATTATTTACATTACTTAAATTTTTGTCTAATTTGGTTTTATCAATCCACATTTTATCAGGTTGCTTTCCACCAACTGTTCCTTTAATATTCCTTGAAATGTATGTTTTAGACTCCTTGGAATGATGGGCTTTGAGGTTTTTACCATGGCTTGTACCAGTATTTAATGATTCCTTAGAGGTCTGTACACTGCCATTGTGTCTCTCATTTGATCTCCCACAACTTCCCACTCGCGTAGAAAGTTTATTTGATCTCATATACTGAGAATCACATGGTACATTTTTCAGGtagtttttctttaatgtttctttatGCTTCTGCCTTGATAAATACTCCTTTGGTGACAGAACTCTATTAATTTTAGAGGAGCTATCCATAGAGCCTGAGGACTTAACATTTGACACTGTCTTTTCTTTAATCCTGGCTCTTTCACCTGTGGTTGAGAAAAGGTTACAGAATTTAAATGCACCACCTCCCACATTCTTATTCTGCTCTTGTTtatcatatttcttcttctttatctctGAATCAAGTATGCTCCCTTCATCTAACttcttttccaaaactttttGTTTAGAGCCACCtgctttcaattttctcttttccgGTGATAATGACTGTACCAAAGAACCATTCTTCACATgcaaatctttatttttacttgtcaAAAAACCCATCTTTGGTTTTAGTGGTCGTAAGTTTTGTGCCATGAGCTTCCTCTGCAGGCTCTCTTGAGAAAATTTTGCAGTTTTGTTAGTGGAGTGAAAAGTTACCTCATGaaattgcagttttctttttcttttgtgactcTGCAAAGAATCTGGCTTTTTATCACCTTTAGATAAAAAGTGACCAGATAATTCTTGTTCTGTCCTTAATGAGCTGTTATGTTCTGATTTGGatttatcttttatattcttGTCTTGCTCtgtttcaggaaaatattttttctcaattgGACAAGTCAGAGGAATCTTCAGCTGATTATTTGGAGGACTGTTAAATGCAATAGGAACATCTCTGTCAGAGGTTCTCTCTTCTTGTTTATAACCGTTAGTCTCCAAAGGAGAACGTggatctttccctttttcttcctttgaagttGAGTTCTTAGTGGAATTACACTGGCATTGAGGTACTCCTTCATAAACCATAGAGAGCCACCCCAATGCACAGCAACGGACATCATCTTTTTCTGAATCCAGTATTACAGAATCACAGGTTTCTTCAACTGCATGTGCTTGTGGGTCACACTGGTTCCCTTCTTTTGTGACAGGCTTTTCTTTCTGAGGCTCTGTCAGTTTGTCTACCTCATTGGGTTGATCATCCTGTTCAGGAAATAATTCTTTCATTTGCTCTGAATTTAATATTGTAATTTGTATCTGGTCTGTTGAGTCTTTGCAGTCACAACCAGTTTTATTACAAGTTTGAGCTTTTGAGATTTGGTGTGCCATTTGTTGGACCACAAAACCTTCATGCACGTTCACAGGTTCAATACCATAGGGAAACTCTTTTAAAAGTTCTGACAGCTGATCATGTAGGTATAAGATCGATGTCTTATCTTCGAGATTCTCATTTGTTGTAGGATCCTGGGCTGCTTCCTGAGGGTAACTATCCCACTGAATAGCAGCTGGTGAACACATATCATTAGCCATGCTTTCATTTTTAGTGATATGCTCCAAACTGCTTTCCTCTGGAATTCCACTCTTTGCTCCAATGTACTTCAAAGTCGATGGTTCTGGGGGTTGCAGTGACTCTGACTGATCAGTTATTTTATGTGAAACATCTGTGCACTGTACAAAATTATCTTTTTGAAAGTCAACGTCTTTATTCCCAGTGATATTGTCAAATTGTTCATTTTGTCTACTATTCATTACTTGGTGATTGGGTAGAGCTTTCTGTGGCTCAACCTTTTGCAAAGAGGGCAAGCTGAATATCTCTGCTATTTGGGAATTATAAGAGGTATCACCTTCAACAAGAGAACAAATACTGCCAATCTGTAATACATCTCTGCCCACAATATCACTGTCCTTTGATAGATATGAGGTTTGCTGATCACTCACAGGATACTGGATATCTGGTTCTAATTTGTTATGCTTTCCTTGATTGGTATTAGGGGTGACTTCTGAATTAGTATTAGTTGACTCACTTTGCTTATCCTTCTGAATTAGTGGGAAAATCTTGGTGCTTGTGGTACTTGTCACTGGTTCATTAACGTTCAAAGCAGCAGTATTTTCTGAGGATTTGTTTTGTAAGCTACAAACACTGCCTTCTTTAATAACTGGATACATTGTTTCAGGTAAAGCTTCAGGTGTTATACCTTTGACAGACAATGTTTTGACATCTGAAAGAATTAAGGGTGATACTACAGCAATCCCCTTTGTAGTAGTTGCTCCTGAAGACTCATAATTCTGTGCTACCGTTGATAAAACTGTGTCTTGTGAGCTGTTTACAATTTTATTCTGAGAATTTACCACAGCTGAAAATGGACTCTTCTCACAGATGTCTGCAGGCTTTGAAATTCCAACTGctgctgtgggtttttttgaCTCATTACACTGTTTTTCTTCCGTAGGTTCTGAAGGTTGTTTTTTCCACAAAGACAGACATGTTGCTAGCAAGTCCATGGAAAAGTGAGAGTCACTTTTAGAAGACATTCCATTGAAGGATTTATGCTCAAAGCAAGAAGAGTTGTTTGATATCTTGGCACTTATATTACAAGTAGTTGGAGTACCTGGAGTTTCCATGGTTTTCAAATTCACTTGGTTACCAGTGTTCTGGATATTTGGATTCATTTCAAAACTATGCAGTTTAGAATCATGAATACGTTCATTAGtatcttttaataatttcttctgagttttatttCCAGATGCAAGTAAACTGAGAATCAGCCTATTTTTATTTGGATACtttgaaacatattcctcaaAGGATGTAGACTGAGGAAGAGAAGTTGCTTCAGAATTTGTTGGCACGTTTTGTGCAACGTTGACTAAATTTCCTGATGAAAACTGGGTGTTATTTAATATTGCCTGGGTAATCTCAACAGTTGACGTCTTTAAAGAACTCACAACTTGCGAACAGCCAGAATTTAGTAAAACAGAACTGACTTGGTTAAAATTTCTGTCCTGAAGGTTGGAATTCAATGTATTGTGTCTTCTATTTGTTTCTTCTGCAGATTCCATTACTGTTGGTGGTTTATCCTCCACAGTATCTGGAGGGCCTAGGGTTATCTGTGGTCCAGACTGGATTTTGGCAGTTTGTTTCAGAGACAACCCACAATTTTGAGCTGATTCACTGTAAGAGGTAT encodes the following:
- the RESF1 gene encoding retroelement silencing factor 1 isoform X2, producing the protein MNWNAKSESVTLPPQYPKKQASFLEQTLVNTLTTASQSSLNHPGSNQEPCLFLSNLNPVSQPLLNIRNYKTPQQIPISDMHSGTIVTSQTSVERITYANVKGPKQPNHDLQMSSGVTQDVWLNSPMRNSMLSHTGATISHQTGLGTNTPNVRALQNQFLTSDTYSMQLQMIPSNSGRVPITYQGNPRLNLPVSEQQVDWAQQCASSGLTYPDYRPLPKQYSYSSRSFLPEPTLQKQTPMSSVSSQVKNSQSPNPALTLQSKQIATVPSYQYAVTQTDRRPPPPYDCRYASQPLQSTQHVVKHTSMEVPQSQEMHLPEMRKDFCRGFQQQWQSLNENFSTMGNSCNLRVNINQPFNEPVRAYVDGVQALTQNNQEKRVDSQNLTSNQVLDTSATKEKLVRDIKTLVEIKKKFSDLARKIKINKNLLMAAGCIKTTNTSYSESAQNCGLSLKQTAKIQSGPQITLGPPDTVEDKPPTVMESAEETNRRHNTLNSNLQDRNFNQVSSVLLNSGCSQVVSSLKTSTVEITQAILNNTQFSSGNLVNVAQNVPTNSEATSLPQSTSFEEYVSKYPNKNRLILSLLASGNKTQKKLLKDTNERIHDSKLHSFEMNPNIQNTGNQVNLKTMETPGTPTTCNISAKISNNSSCFEHKSFNGMSSKSDSHFSMDLLATCLSLWKKQPSEPTEEKQCNESKKPTAAVGISKPADICEKSPFSAVVNSQNKIVNSSQDTVLSTVAQNYESSGATTTKGIAVVSPLILSDVKTLSVKGITPEALPETMYPVIKEGSVCSLQNKSSENTAALNVNEPVTSTTSTKIFPLIQKDKQSESTNTNSEVTPNTNQGKHNKLEPDIQYPVSDQQTSYLSKDSDIVGRDVLQIGSICSLVEGDTSYNSQIAEIFSLPSLQKVEPQKALPNHQVMNSRQNEQFDNITGNKDVDFQKDNFVQCTDVSHKITDQSESLQPPEPSTLKYIGAKSGIPEESSLEHITKNESMANDMCSPAAIQWDSYPQEAAQDPTTNENLEDKTSILYLHDQLSELLKEFPYGIEPVNVHEGFVVQQMAHQISKAQTCNKTGCDCKDSTDQIQITILNSEQMKELFPEQDDQPNEVDKLTEPQKEKPVTKEGNQCDPQAHAVEETCDSVILDSEKDDVRCCALGWLSMVYEGVPQCQCNSTKNSTSKEEKGKDPRSPLETNGYKQEERTSDRDVPIAFNSPPNNQLKIPLTCPIEKKYFPETEQDKNIKDKSKSEHNSSLRTEQELSGHFLSKGDKKPDSLQSHKRKRKLQFHEVTFHSTNKTAKFSQESLQRKLMAQNLRPLKPKMGFLTSKNKDLHVKNGSLVQSLSPEKRKLKAGGSKQKVLEKKLDEGSILDSEIKKKKYDKQEQNKNVGGGAFKFCNLFSTTGERARIKEKTVSNVKSSGSMDSSSKINRVLSPKEYLSRQKHKETLKKNYLKNVPCDSQYMRSNKLSTRVGSCGRSNERHNGSVQTSKESLNTGTSHGKNLKAHHSKESKTYISRNIKGTVGGKQPDKMWIDKTKLDKNLSNVNNDEFCQIASQAKDQRKLYLNRVAFKCTERERICLTKLDSSPRKLNKEKRPENKPKTLLPVKDATEKLSMLEFKLCPDGLFKNTNPVKDQNDLPSTPRKEQAPVQDDNVLANSRLSKRSFSADGFETLQNPVKDSKAMFQTYKKMYMEKRSRSLGSSPLE
- the RESF1 gene encoding retroelement silencing factor 1 isoform X1, with product MNWNAKSESVTLPPQYPKKQASFLEQTLVNTLTTASQSSLNHPGSNQEPCLFLSNLNPVSQPLLNIRNYKTPQQIPISDMHSGTIVTSQTSVERITYANVKGPKQPNHDLQMSSGVTQDVWLNSPMRNSMLSHTGATISHQTGLGTNTPNVRALQNQFLTSDTYSMQLQMIPSNSGRVPITYQGNPRLNLPVSEQQVDWAQQCASSGLTYPDYRPLPKQYSYSSRSFLPEPTLQKQTPMSSVSSQVKNSQSPNPALTLQSKQIATVPSYQYAVTQTDRRPPPPYDCRYASQPLQSTQHVVKHTSMEVPQSQEMHLPEMRKDFCRGFQQQWQSLNENFSTMGNSCNLRVNINQPFNEPVRAYVDGVQALTQNNQEKRVDSQNLTSNQVLDTSATKEKLVRDIKTLVEIKKKFSDLARKIKINKNLLMAAGCIKTTNTSYSESAQNCGLSLKQTAKIQSGPQITLGPPDTVEDKPPTVMESAEETNRRHNTLNSNLQDRNFNQVSSVLLNSGCSQVVSSLKTSTVEITQAILNNTQFSSGNLVNVAQNVPTNSEATSLPQSTSFEEYVSKYPNKNRLILSLLASGNKTQKKLLKDTNERIHDSKLHSFEMNPNIQNTGNQVNLKTMETPGTPTTCNISAKISNNSSCFEHKSFNGMSSKSDSHFSMDLLATCLSLWKKQPSEPTEEKQCNESKKPTAAVGISKPADICEKSPFSAVVNSQNKIVNSSQDTVLSTVAQNYESSGATTTKGIAVVSPLILSDVKTLSVKGITPEALPETMYPVIKEGSVCSLQNKSSENTAALNVNEPVTSTTSTKIFPLIQKDKQSESTNTNSEVTPNTNQGKHNKLEPDIQYPVSDQQTSYLSKDSDIVGRDVLQIGSICSLVEGDTSYNSQIAEIFSLPSLQKVEPQKALPNHQVMNSRQNEQFDNITGNKDVDFQKDNFVQCTDVSHKITDQSESLQPPEPSTLKYIGAKSGIPEESSLEHITKNESMANDMCSPAAIQWDSYPQEAAQDPTTNENLEDKTSILYLHDQLSELLKEFPYGIEPVNVHEGFVVQQMAHQISKAQTCNKTGCDCKDSTDQIQITILNSEQMKELFPEQDDQPNEVDKLTEPQKEKPVTKEGNQCDPQAHAVEETCDSVILDSEKDDVRCCALGWLSMVYEGVPQCQCNSTKNSTSKEEKGKDPRSPLETNGYKQEERTSDRDVPIAFNSPPNNQLKIPLTCPIEKKYFPETEQDKNIKDKSKSEHNSSLRTEQELSGHFLSKGDKKPDSLQSHKRKRKLQFHEVTFHSTNKTAKFSQESLQRKLMAQNLRPLKPKMGFLTSKNKDLHVKNGSLVQSLSPEKRKLKAGGSKQKVLEKKLDEGSILDSEIKKKKYDKQEQNKNVGGGAFKFCNLFSTTGERARIKEKTVSNVKSSGSMDSSSKINRVLSPKEYLSRQKHKETLKKNYLKNVPCDSQYMRSNKLSTRVGSCGRSNERHNGSVQTSKESLNTGTSHGKNLKAHHSKESKTYISRNIKGTVGGKQPDKMWIDKTKLDKNLSNVNNDEFCQIASQAKDQRKLYLNRVAFKCTERERICLTKLDSSPRKLNKEKRPENKPKTLLPVKDATEKLSMLEFKLCPDGLFKNTNPVKDQNDLPSTPRKEQAPVQVSGIKSTKEDWLKCLTEEKRMPEANQEIDDNVLANSRLSKRSFSADGFETLQNPVKDSKAMFQTYKKMYMEKRSRSLGSSPLE